One genomic segment of Buchnera aphidicola (Chaitoregma tattakana) includes these proteins:
- the yciA gene encoding acyl-CoA thioester hydrolase YciA: MCVNKKLSKGKLVIRTLAMPKNINANGSIFGGWIMSQIDLGGAILAKEISKGNVMTVRVKHITFLQPIFVGEIVSLYAKLYKIGVSSMHIKIQVWTKKVSTKPIGLITYASKANLIYVAIDRNKKKRLAFQNYFIKKK, translated from the coding sequence ATGTGTGTTAATAAAAAATTATCTAAAGGAAAATTAGTTATAAGAACTTTAGCTATGCCAAAAAATATAAATGCTAATGGAAGTATTTTTGGCGGGTGGATTATGTCACAAATAGATTTGGGAGGTGCAATATTAGCCAAAGAAATATCTAAGGGTAATGTTATGACTGTTAGAGTAAAACATATAACATTTCTACAACCTATTTTTGTAGGAGAAATTGTAAGCTTATATGCAAAATTATATAAAATAGGTGTAAGTTCTATGCATATAAAAATTCAAGTATGGACTAAAAAAGTTAGTACTAAACCTATAGGTTTAATTACATATGCATCTAAAGCTAACTTAATATACGTTGCTATAGATAGGAATAAAAAAAAAAGGTTAGCATTTCAAAATTATTTTATAAAAAAAAAATAA
- the lipA gene encoding lipoyl synthase: MKNVYYKNTAIFSKVYKNVLKKPNWIITKFPINNVEIKNIKHVLKKNNLYSVCEEALCPNIYECFNNKTVTFMILGNICTRKCTFCAVSKGRPNKIDKNEPRKIAKVVKEISLKHVVITSVNRDDLKDGGAKHFYECIKEIKKNNVRTTVETLVPDFKNCVDNAIDIISMSPPNIFNHNIESVPRLYKYVRKGANYKNSLNLLKKFKKRNKNVLTKSGLMVGLGENYNEIINVMQDLKKHNVDMLTIGQYLQPSQYHFPVKKYITIKEFKHLKKIATKIGFKNVFCGPLVRSSYHSDKQINEVNINTTK; the protein is encoded by the coding sequence ATGAAAAATGTATATTATAAAAATACAGCTATATTTTCTAAAGTATATAAAAATGTTTTAAAAAAACCAAACTGGATAATTACAAAGTTTCCTATAAATAATGTTGAAATAAAAAACATTAAACATGTATTAAAAAAAAATAATTTATATTCTGTATGCGAAGAAGCTTTATGTCCAAATATATATGAATGTTTTAATAACAAAACTGTAACTTTTATGATATTAGGTAATATCTGTACAAGAAAGTGTACTTTTTGTGCAGTATCAAAAGGAAGACCTAACAAAATTGATAAAAATGAACCTAGAAAAATAGCAAAAGTAGTAAAAGAAATAAGTTTAAAACATGTTGTTATAACTTCAGTAAATAGAGACGATTTAAAAGATGGCGGGGCTAAACATTTTTATGAATGTATTAAAGAAATTAAAAAAAATAATGTAAGAACTACTGTAGAAACTTTAGTTCCTGACTTTAAAAATTGTGTCGATAATGCTATAGATATAATCTCTATGTCACCTCCTAACATATTTAATCATAATATAGAAAGTGTGCCAAGACTATATAAATATGTTAGAAAAGGTGCTAATTATAAAAATTCATTAAATCTATTAAAAAAATTTAAGAAAAGAAACAAAAATGTATTAACAAAATCTGGACTAATGGTAGGTTTAGGAGAAAATTACAATGAGATAATAAATGTAATGCAAGATTTAAAAAAGCATAATGTAGATATGTTAACTATTGGACAATATTTACAGCCTAGTCAATATCATTTTCCTGTAAAAAAGTATATTACTATAAAAGAGTTTAAACATTTGAAGAAAATAGCCACTAAAATAGGATTTAAAAATGTATTTTGTGGCCCATTAGTTAGATCATCTTATCATTCAGATAAACAAATAAATGAAGTCAATATTAATACTACTAAGTAG